A window of the Calditrichota bacterium genome harbors these coding sequences:
- a CDS encoding glycosyltransferase family 4 protein → MKIMSRTRDLKILMLDGLVGSEYAELLSAGLHAAGVDVRLVVPENRPIYAARDFPVLKWSPSKDPKVKRIRKVTQYLKYLANIFKYVNDEKIDVIHYQFFRRKSELLFFLLLRALGKKVILTAHNVLPHEYHWSNFYYQRTLFHSASGIIAHSDFIKNKIFKQLHISPQRIVVIPHGSYEQFGQYNSISQVAARKKLGLQKKDQVLLFFGYIKPYKGLDLLLDAFDLAKDEMPDLKLIIAGGVESSELKKYYQDKIDRMNVGSKILPAMEYIPAPDVAGYFMAADIVALPYRHIYHSGVVHTAFAFGRPIIATDVGDFREVAENGACGFISEKNTAESFATEVIRAFSDQGKLKKMGNFCRELSQTKYNWDSIAQKTKEFYLTVINYNETGNSK, encoded by the coding sequence ATGAAAATAATGTCTCGCACGAGGGATTTAAAAATACTCATGCTCGACGGACTTGTCGGCAGCGAATATGCGGAACTTTTGAGCGCCGGCTTGCACGCGGCAGGCGTCGATGTGCGACTGGTTGTGCCGGAAAACAGGCCTATTTATGCCGCACGCGATTTTCCGGTTTTGAAATGGTCGCCTTCGAAAGACCCAAAAGTCAAACGGATCAGAAAAGTAACACAGTACTTGAAATATTTAGCGAACATTTTCAAATATGTCAATGACGAAAAAATTGATGTTATTCATTATCAGTTTTTTCGGCGCAAGAGCGAACTGCTGTTTTTCCTGCTGCTTCGCGCTCTCGGGAAAAAGGTCATCTTGACGGCGCACAATGTGCTGCCGCACGAATATCATTGGAGCAATTTCTATTATCAAAGAACGCTTTTCCATTCAGCGTCGGGCATCATTGCGCACAGCGACTTTATTAAAAATAAAATTTTCAAGCAGTTGCATATCTCCCCACAACGCATCGTTGTAATTCCTCACGGCAGTTACGAGCAATTCGGACAATACAATTCCATCAGCCAAGTAGCGGCGAGAAAAAAATTGGGTTTGCAAAAAAAAGACCAGGTGTTATTATTTTTCGGCTACATTAAGCCGTACAAAGGATTGGATCTGTTGCTGGACGCTTTCGATCTGGCCAAAGACGAGATGCCGGATTTGAAACTGATCATCGCTGGTGGTGTGGAGTCAAGTGAATTGAAAAAATATTATCAAGACAAAATTGATCGCATGAACGTCGGGAGTAAAATTCTTCCGGCGATGGAATACATTCCCGCTCCGGACGTAGCAGGTTATTTCATGGCAGCGGATATTGTCGCTCTCCCCTATCGTCACATTTACCACAGCGGTGTGGTGCACACGGCTTTTGCCTTTGGCAGGCCAATCATTGCCACGGACGTCGGCGATTTCCGCGAGGTTGCTGAAAACGGCGCCTGTGGATTTATTTCTGAAAAAAATACGGCAGAGAGTTTCGCGACTGAGGTGATCCGCGCTTTTTCCGATCAGGGTAAACTAAAAAAGATGGGAAATTTCTGCCGGGAATTGAGTCAGACAAAATACAACTGGGACAGCATCGCGCAAAAGACGAAAGAATTTTATTTAACTGTGATAAATTACAATGAGACCGGAAACTCAAAATAA
- a CDS encoding oligosaccharide flippase family protein, with translation MNNRFRLNIFKGSAAASIGTTSQMVLYFLTIMLLTRFLPKSDFGIYVLIIAIANITNVLTGLGLNLTLVKYVASEKKSERDFVVLPVLTTRIIILLVVAILFFFFRSFISHLFKVNVDEFIQFVPIIFILGSFRDLFFNLLQGLNLFRRYAQVQIASSSIRFGSIGAAYLLHKLNLPNLIYLEMFIIGSTMLLQILSVPLKMISFKFPDWNYYRKIISFSFPLYLNNICNFVVERANVMLIGAFLTPVSIAYYDVAGKFPTAFKRIFNSFIVVFFPNISNLFSRGENEEAEKLMNQYLILFSTALSALIFAGFLFRNEVITLVFSPKYQASALAFAMMLIPFYIRAMTSIVGHSLVAAGHPSIPVKANSVSSVVGLGFSFVAIPKFDFMGAVYSVIFMSLVSLTIHYYFAFRVNVKPYVLKFVAPFLLALVLSGLFVLLQNSFIGIRIIALIAYFAICYLIIPQFRDFLRIFKEFAKSFLPGNARI, from the coding sequence TTGAACAATCGCTTCAGACTAAATATTTTCAAAGGATCAGCCGCCGCGTCCATCGGTACGACTTCGCAGATGGTGCTCTATTTTCTCACCATCATGCTGCTAACGCGATTTTTGCCAAAATCGGATTTTGGAATCTATGTGCTGATTATTGCCATTGCCAATATCACCAACGTGCTGACCGGATTGGGATTGAATCTGACGCTGGTCAAATACGTCGCCAGCGAGAAAAAATCAGAACGCGATTTTGTGGTGTTGCCCGTGTTGACCACGCGCATCATCATTTTGCTGGTTGTCGCAATTCTGTTTTTCTTTTTTCGCAGTTTCATCTCTCATCTTTTCAAGGTAAATGTCGACGAATTCATTCAGTTCGTTCCTATTATTTTCATTTTAGGCAGTTTCCGCGATTTATTTTTTAATTTGCTACAAGGGCTCAATTTATTCCGCAGGTACGCCCAAGTGCAGATAGCATCTTCTTCCATCAGATTTGGCAGCATCGGCGCGGCGTATTTGCTGCACAAATTAAATTTGCCCAATTTGATCTATCTGGAGATGTTCATTATCGGTTCCACGATGCTGCTGCAAATTCTGTCGGTTCCGCTGAAAATGATCAGTTTCAAATTTCCGGATTGGAACTATTATCGGAAAATCATCAGCTTCAGTTTCCCGCTGTATTTGAACAATATTTGTAACTTCGTGGTGGAGCGCGCCAACGTCATGCTCATCGGCGCATTTCTGACACCGGTCAGCATCGCTTATTACGATGTCGCCGGAAAATTCCCCACCGCTTTCAAAAGAATTTTCAACTCGTTCATCGTCGTCTTTTTCCCGAACATTTCCAATCTCTTCTCGCGCGGCGAGAACGAAGAAGCGGAAAAATTGATGAACCAATATTTGATTCTCTTCTCCACAGCGCTGAGCGCTTTGATTTTTGCCGGATTCTTATTCAGGAACGAAGTCATTACCCTTGTTTTTTCTCCGAAATATCAGGCCTCGGCTTTAGCGTTTGCCATGATGCTAATTCCTTTCTACATTCGCGCGATGACAAGTATTGTGGGTCATTCTCTTGTTGCCGCCGGTCATCCCTCGATACCGGTTAAAGCGAATTCAGTTTCCAGCGTCGTAGGTCTGGGCTTCAGTTTCGTGGCCATTCCCAAATTCGATTTTATGGGCGCCGTCTATTCAGTCATTTTCATGAGTCTGGTTTCGTTGACGATTCACTATTATTTTGCCTTTCGTGTGAATGTGAAACCTTATGTGTTAAAATTCGTGGCACCTTTTCTGCTGGCGTTGGTTTTGAGCGGACTGTTTGTGCTATTGCAGAATAGTTTTATTGGGATAAGAATCATTGCTCTGATCGCGTACTTTGCCATTTGTTATTTGATTATTCCTCAGTTCAGAGATTTTCTCAGAATATTCAAAGAATTTGCCAAGAGCTTTTTGCCAGGCAATGCAAGAATTTAA
- a CDS encoding GNAT family N-acetyltransferase encodes MAQTNIRYKIFTDLQKLDDIESFWKKNQIHPYHDFQYYQLCASVEKDFISPYMVAIYKNDVIEALLVGTIRNKKISYRFGYKKIFSHQVPTLAVAYRGYFGNLSDEIIETMLRALNRGMKDKMFDQIAFDHLNRESRFFHAVQRFSPIWRRDWTPYKNPHWYAQIPDSYDEFYQKLSKNTKGTVRQYRNRLVREFGDKIDFRVYSQKSEVKAAMDDIESVAQLTYHRRLGAGFMNDEETGIKWAHWAERKNLQMAVLYLENKPAAFWNWIIYRGSCLSVNTGYRPELAYYHAGFYVMMEMIRRFCEMPDCKTLDFGFGDAQYKRKLGDEKITETSISLFAPNFSGFKLQLLKNSTDNSSQQLKLLLEKMALDQKIKRLWRKKLVQKKD; translated from the coding sequence ATGGCGCAAACTAATATCCGCTATAAAATTTTCACTGATTTGCAAAAATTGGATGACATTGAATCTTTCTGGAAAAAAAATCAGATTCATCCCTATCATGATTTTCAATATTATCAGTTGTGCGCATCCGTGGAAAAAGATTTCATCTCGCCCTATATGGTGGCAATTTATAAAAATGATGTAATTGAGGCACTGCTCGTCGGGACAATTCGAAATAAGAAAATCAGTTACCGTTTTGGCTACAAAAAAATATTTTCCCATCAGGTGCCAACGCTCGCTGTGGCCTATCGCGGCTATTTCGGAAATCTTTCAGACGAAATCATTGAAACAATGCTCCGCGCACTGAATCGGGGCATGAAAGACAAAATGTTCGATCAAATCGCTTTTGATCATTTGAATCGCGAAAGCCGCTTTTTTCACGCCGTACAGCGCTTCTCCCCTATCTGGCGCCGCGATTGGACGCCGTACAAAAATCCGCACTGGTATGCGCAAATTCCTGATTCCTACGACGAATTTTATCAAAAACTATCAAAAAACACCAAAGGAACTGTGCGGCAGTACAGAAACAGGCTCGTGCGCGAGTTTGGCGATAAAATCGATTTCCGCGTTTATTCCCAAAAATCCGAAGTAAAAGCGGCGATGGATGACATCGAATCGGTGGCGCAACTCACTTATCATCGCCGCTTGGGCGCCGGATTTATGAACGATGAAGAAACGGGAATCAAATGGGCGCACTGGGCGGAACGCAAAAATTTGCAGATGGCGGTTTTGTATCTGGAAAACAAGCCGGCAGCTTTCTGGAATTGGATCATTTATCGCGGTTCGTGTTTGTCCGTGAATACCGGTTATCGTCCTGAACTGGCATATTATCACGCCGGATTTTATGTGATGATGGAAATGATCCGCCGCTTTTGCGAAATGCCAGACTGCAAGACGCTGGACTTCGGTTTCGGCGATGCCCAGTACAAACGAAAATTAGGCGATGAAAAAATCACGGAAACGAGTATTTCCCTGTTCGCGCCGAATTTTAGCGGGTTTAAATTACAGCTTTTGAAAAATTCCACGGACAATTCTTCCCAGCAACTAAAACTCTTGTTGGAAAAGATGGCGCTGGATCAAAAGATTAAGCGTCTGTGGAGAAAAAAATTAGTACAAAAAAAAGATTAG
- a CDS encoding glycosyltransferase family 4 protein — MKKQKTCMVFIGKYPHDVRVRREAEALHAAGYQVDAVCLQYPEQPQTETVNGVNVHRLKIRRQRESKLGYLKTYFLFTILALVKILHLHRQEHFSVIHAHNVPDILVFSALGAKIFGAKIVLDMHEIMPEFFQRKYAVRDFGVIIGVLKFLERLMIRFTDHVIVATPFLKKIVENRSAPRGKVTTILNLTDPKYFNSKRVVIKKMPRPFKLIYPGTFSHIHGVDLAIRAVKKLIDGADVPVELHLYGTGDEEENLQQMIRHLQLEKNVYLQKEVRIDEIADILQEMDCGLVPKRDGVFIGEAISTKMFDFAAVGLPTICSRTSGDSLYFDDSRVLFFEPEDVDELAACIKKLYEDYPLRLSLAKNISALFQRMNWTTEQKKLVKIYSQLTEKK, encoded by the coding sequence ATGAAAAAACAAAAAACTTGCATGGTCTTCATTGGAAAATATCCGCACGACGTTCGCGTGCGTCGCGAAGCAGAAGCGCTGCACGCTGCCGGCTATCAGGTTGATGCCGTTTGTCTGCAATACCCGGAACAGCCGCAGACGGAAACAGTGAACGGCGTGAACGTTCACCGGCTGAAAATTCGCCGGCAGCGGGAGAGCAAACTCGGTTATTTGAAGACCTATTTTCTGTTCACGATTTTAGCCCTGGTGAAAATTCTTCATCTGCACCGGCAGGAACACTTTTCGGTGATTCACGCTCACAATGTGCCGGACATTCTCGTCTTCAGCGCACTGGGAGCGAAAATATTCGGCGCGAAAATCGTTCTGGACATGCACGAAATCATGCCGGAATTTTTTCAGCGAAAATACGCTGTTCGGGACTTTGGCGTGATTATTGGAGTGTTGAAATTTCTGGAAAGATTAATGATCCGTTTCACCGACCATGTCATTGTGGCGACGCCCTTTCTGAAAAAAATTGTAGAAAATCGCTCTGCTCCGCGCGGTAAAGTGACGACAATTTTGAATTTGACTGATCCTAAATATTTCAACAGCAAAAGAGTTGTCATTAAAAAAATGCCACGTCCGTTTAAATTAATTTATCCTGGCACTTTCAGCCACATCCACGGCGTGGATCTGGCAATTCGCGCCGTAAAAAAACTTATTGACGGAGCCGATGTGCCGGTGGAATTGCATCTTTACGGCACCGGCGACGAGGAAGAGAATTTGCAACAGATGATCAGACATTTGCAATTAGAAAAAAACGTCTATCTGCAAAAAGAAGTCCGCATCGATGAAATCGCGGATATATTGCAAGAAATGGACTGCGGTCTGGTGCCCAAACGCGACGGCGTTTTCATCGGTGAAGCCATCAGCACAAAAATGTTCGATTTTGCAGCAGTGGGTTTGCCCACCATCTGCTCGCGCACCAGCGGCGATTCGCTTTATTTCGATGATTCCAGGGTTCTGTTTTTTGAGCCGGAAGACGTTGACGAATTGGCGGCGTGCATCAAGAAATTGTACGAAGATTATCCGCTTCGGCTTTCACTGGCGAAAAACATTTCCGCCCTGTTCCAGAGAATGAATTGGACAACGGAACAAAAAAAATTAGTAAAAATTTATTCCCAGCTCACGGAGAAAAAATAA
- a CDS encoding GNAT family N-acetyltransferase produces the protein MGDSDSEKYSIEIIGEKDFQLWDDFVKEHAFGWITHSSAWKDCVEKSFPHVEGHLFALKKNDKIVAGLSIFTVKSWLLGNRLISVPFATICDPLISDAKEAELLLAQAIKLAETQRMENIQIRSLETGAILNKIEIPAAIDDSFKQHYLFLDKSPDELKLSFNKRNVRKRIRQAGEKGLAARIASDKSDVEEFYHIYLKTKKRLGLPPLPLKFLFNLWDKFAANGNLYLILVELENRVLGGILFFKYKDRVNAEIIAYEQMYRDLYLSQFLYWQAILFAREHNCRIFDFGRTSVFNEGLMNYKNHWGTEIRDLPTYYFSLSGKPEAETRESSTMYNLVRAIGRRLPTPLFQLYGNFFYHHSA, from the coding sequence ATGGGCGATTCCGATTCGGAAAAATATTCGATTGAAATAATAGGTGAAAAAGATTTTCAACTCTGGGATGATTTTGTTAAAGAGCATGCTTTCGGTTGGATAACCCACTCGAGCGCGTGGAAAGATTGCGTGGAAAAAAGTTTTCCTCACGTCGAAGGTCACCTTTTTGCGCTGAAGAAAAATGATAAAATCGTCGCCGGATTGTCGATTTTCACAGTGAAAAGTTGGCTGCTGGGAAATCGACTCATCAGCGTTCCTTTTGCGACCATCTGTGACCCACTAATTTCTGACGCGAAAGAAGCCGAATTGCTCTTAGCACAGGCGATCAAACTTGCCGAGACACAGAGAATGGAAAACATTCAAATCCGCTCCCTGGAAACAGGGGCAATTTTAAACAAAATCGAGATTCCCGCCGCTATTGATGACAGTTTTAAGCAACATTATCTTTTTTTGGACAAGAGTCCCGATGAATTAAAATTGAGTTTCAACAAGCGAAATGTGAGGAAACGGATTCGTCAGGCAGGCGAAAAAGGACTCGCTGCCAGAATTGCGAGCGACAAATCAGATGTGGAAGAATTTTACCACATTTATTTGAAAACAAAAAAACGACTGGGACTGCCGCCGCTTCCATTGAAATTTCTGTTCAACTTGTGGGACAAATTTGCAGCGAACGGGAATTTGTATCTCATTTTGGTTGAATTGGAAAACCGCGTTTTAGGGGGTATCTTATTTTTCAAATACAAAGACCGTGTGAACGCGGAAATAATTGCGTACGAGCAAATGTACCGCGATCTCTATTTGAGTCAATTTTTGTACTGGCAGGCAATCCTTTTCGCCAGGGAACACAATTGCCGCATTTTCGATTTTGGCAGAACTTCTGTTTTCAACGAGGGATTGATGAATTACAAAAATCACTGGGGCACAGAAATCAGGGATTTGCCTACTTATTATTTTTCATTGTCGGGCAAGCCGGAAGCCGAAACGCGGGAAAGTTCTACCATGTACAATTTAGTTCGCGCGATTGGGAGACGACTACCGACTCCGTTATTTCAATTGTACGGAAATTTCTTTTATCACCACTCGGCTTGA
- a CDS encoding amidohydrolase family protein, which produces MSVTEVKNDVFPKLKILLRRFDNLMIDLSGLETEIISAAIANFGLERIIFGSDALYHEQWKAVAMFLQCIEKSALSPEKSFIQIAHQNPKRYALRGEDDVRFTDQDLPVA; this is translated from the coding sequence TTGAGTGTTACTGAAGTAAAAAATGACGTTTTCCCGAAATTGAAAATCTTGCTCCGTCGATTCGATAACTTGATGATCGATCTCTCAGGGCTGGAGACGGAAATTATCTCCGCAGCCATCGCCAATTTCGGACTGGAACGCATCATTTTCGGATCAGACGCGTTGTATCATGAACAGTGGAAAGCGGTGGCAATGTTTTTGCAATGTATTGAAAAATCGGCCTTAAGTCCGGAAAAAAGTTTCATTCAAATCGCCCATCAAAATCCCAAAAGATACGCGCTGCGGGGAGAAGACGATGTCAGATTTACGGATCAAGATTTGCCAGTTGCTTGA
- a CDS encoding class I SAM-dependent methyltransferase — protein MGQLNSLKRYFFESKLTKTLSDYLRAIWTKINERALNIQSVDPDLNLRQFAHKGSREKTDGKAVSRNRDIGDYESPDYWYLRKIARLIRKEVSSDDVFVDIGSGKGRILCLMAQLPFKKVIGIEIRPDLCEVARSNAERSRGKKCPIEIVCGDASVMDYSEGTYFFMFNPFGEKTMSDVLLSIKNSLKSHPRQIRLIYYNAVHESLFEKSEWLVHYHHFFTATDRKVSFWRNTALPN, from the coding sequence ATGGGGCAATTGAATTCTTTAAAGAGATACTTTTTTGAATCCAAGCTAACAAAAACGCTTTCCGATTACCTCCGTGCCATCTGGACAAAAATCAATGAGCGAGCCCTCAACATTCAGAGCGTCGATCCGGATTTGAATCTGCGCCAATTCGCTCACAAAGGCAGCCGCGAAAAAACCGACGGAAAAGCGGTCTCACGAAATCGCGACATTGGCGATTACGAAAGCCCCGATTATTGGTATTTGCGCAAAATCGCGCGTTTGATCAGAAAAGAAGTTTCTTCCGATGACGTTTTTGTGGACATCGGTTCCGGCAAAGGACGCATTTTGTGCCTCATGGCGCAATTACCGTTTAAAAAAGTAATTGGCATTGAAATCCGACCCGACTTGTGCGAAGTAGCGCGCAGCAATGCTGAAAGATCCAGAGGGAAAAAGTGCCCCATCGAAATCGTATGTGGCGATGCTTCAGTCATGGATTATTCTGAGGGGACTTATTTCTTCATGTTCAATCCTTTCGGCGAAAAGACCATGTCTGACGTTCTGCTTTCCATTAAAAATTCTCTCAAATCTCATCCCCGACAAATTCGACTGATTTATTACAACGCTGTGCACGAATCTTTGTTTGAAAAAAGTGAATGGCTTGTTCACTATCACCATTTTTTCACAGCGACAGACAGAAAAGTCAGCTTTTGGCGCAATACAGCACTGCCGAATTGA
- a CDS encoding amino acid adenylation domain-containing protein, producing MNRFLLQHDLKMSAERFPEKTALKKQNFQINYRQLDKITDNLAAAFLRAGVRRGDRIAIVGNHSIEGVSGMLATLKSDAAFVMIDPDNLCQRAIDVIENCDPKLVLCESQPIQEHKSFFSQLPTARKIWTFEFIKELKIRDFDREKQEFTPLNLSPGNKPASQNIDADLASIVYTSGSTGTPKGVMISHRNIIDYVNWAVDAFQLSSEEIILNTAPFHFDMSTFDIFVTLRLGATLIISDRNQRLFPGKLVELIEKEKVTLWKGISSLLMYMAQSGVLKSGTMKSLRQVLFGGEALAPKFLVQWMNAFPEKRFFNVYGPTEATGVSCFHPIEKIPDSREPLPIGKACSNTEIIILNEANQESNTSEIGEICIRGAGVACGYWRDAEATTNSFVQNPKTKLPNDVIFRSGDFGYRTADGMIVLIGRKDLQVKYMGYRIDLGEIENAILGHPSAKDAAAALTEVPGLGVNELGALIAKKNELSGEEIVEFLQEKLPLYMMPKKVLFVTAIPRNNRGKIDRIAVQNLLNESL from the coding sequence ATGAACCGTTTTTTGTTACAGCATGATCTGAAAATGTCTGCTGAACGCTTCCCTGAAAAAACTGCTTTGAAAAAACAAAATTTTCAAATAAATTACCGCCAGTTGGATAAAATCACCGATAATCTGGCGGCGGCATTTTTGCGGGCAGGCGTTCGTCGCGGCGACAGAATCGCCATCGTCGGCAACCACTCCATCGAAGGAGTCAGCGGCATGTTGGCAACGCTCAAAAGTGACGCCGCTTTCGTCATGATCGATCCGGATAATTTGTGTCAGCGCGCCATTGACGTAATTGAAAATTGTGATCCGAAATTAGTGTTGTGCGAAAGTCAGCCAATCCAGGAGCACAAATCATTTTTTTCTCAACTTCCGACAGCACGAAAAATCTGGACTTTTGAATTTATTAAAGAGTTAAAAATTCGCGATTTTGACAGGGAGAAACAAGAATTTACTCCGTTAAATTTATCGCCGGGGAACAAGCCGGCAAGCCAGAACATCGACGCTGATCTGGCGAGTATCGTTTACACTTCCGGCTCCACCGGCACGCCGAAGGGAGTCATGATTTCCCACCGCAACATCATCGACTACGTCAACTGGGCAGTGGACGCGTTTCAGTTGAGCAGCGAAGAAATTATTCTCAACACAGCGCCTTTTCATTTTGACATGTCCACTTTCGATATTTTTGTCACGCTGCGGCTCGGCGCCACGCTGATTATTTCCGACCGCAATCAGCGGCTTTTTCCCGGGAAACTTGTGGAATTGATTGAAAAAGAGAAAGTCACGCTCTGGAAAGGCATCTCCTCCCTGCTCATGTACATGGCTCAATCCGGCGTACTGAAATCTGGCACAATGAAATCGCTGCGACAGGTGCTTTTCGGCGGCGAGGCGCTGGCGCCAAAATTTCTCGTCCAATGGATGAACGCATTTCCGGAAAAACGTTTTTTCAACGTTTACGGGCCCACAGAGGCGACGGGCGTTTCCTGCTTTCATCCAATTGAAAAAATTCCCGATTCGCGCGAGCCATTGCCCATCGGGAAAGCCTGTTCAAACACTGAAATAATCATTTTGAATGAGGCAAATCAGGAGTCAAATACCAGCGAAATCGGTGAAATTTGCATTCGCGGCGCTGGCGTGGCTTGCGGCTACTGGCGGGATGCGGAAGCCACGACAAATTCCTTTGTGCAAAACCCCAAAACGAAGTTGCCGAACGATGTAATTTTTCGCAGCGGCGATTTCGGTTACCGCACCGCAGACGGAATGATTGTACTTATTGGTAGGAAAGATTTGCAAGTTAAATACATGGGCTACCGCATTGATCTGGGAGAAATCGAGAACGCCATTTTGGGACACCCATCTGCGAAAGACGCTGCCGCGGCGCTCACTGAGGTGCCCGGACTGGGAGTAAATGAATTAGGCGCCTTGATTGCAAAGAAGAACGAACTCAGCGGCGAAGAAATCGTTGAATTTTTACAGGAAAAATTACCGCTTTACATGATGCCCAAAAAAGTTCTGTTTGTGACTGCAATCCCCCGCAACAATCGCGGAAAAATCGATCGCATCGCAGTGCAAAATCTTTTGAACGAATCGCTTTAG
- a CDS encoding acyl-CoA/acyl-ACP dehydrogenase, protein MNFELSEQQKLLKEQITKFARNELDDNFSQREQTGVFSLSLWKKCADYGIIGLGFPEADGGSGADALTSLLAFEALSYGSRDSGLVKSMITQVCSGLQLLHFADEKTKRKFLPDIVHGKKIAAQAITESDAGSDVAAMKTSAQKKGDHFLLNGTKMYITNGPIADVVFVMAKTDDNTLAFANFSWLIVEQNFPGFSAGKNMEKMGLRTLLNSEVIFANCPVPETNIVGKRGQGMFIFNEIMEWERLLMSASHLGTLERLLEKTIEYANTRQQFGKAISNYQSVSQKIVQMKMNVELGRLMLYKAGWLKSNGKRAALETTIAKLFISETLKQAAVDALQVHGAFGYMKESEIEQDVRDSFAASIISGTSEIHENIIAQLSGLKIK, encoded by the coding sequence ATGAATTTTGAGCTTTCCGAGCAGCAAAAATTGCTCAAGGAACAAATCACAAAATTTGCGCGCAACGAATTGGATGACAATTTTTCCCAGCGAGAACAGACTGGGGTGTTTTCCCTTTCGCTGTGGAAAAAATGCGCGGATTACGGCATTATCGGACTGGGCTTCCCCGAAGCCGATGGCGGGTCCGGCGCTGACGCGCTCACTTCCCTGTTGGCATTCGAAGCGCTCAGTTACGGCAGTCGCGACAGCGGGCTGGTGAAATCAATGATTACACAGGTGTGCAGCGGTTTGCAGCTTTTGCATTTTGCCGATGAAAAAACGAAGCGTAAATTTCTTCCTGATATCGTTCACGGAAAAAAAATCGCGGCGCAGGCAATCACTGAGAGCGACGCGGGCTCGGACGTAGCTGCCATGAAAACCAGCGCCCAAAAAAAAGGCGATCATTTTCTCCTCAATGGCACAAAAATGTACATCACCAACGGCCCCATTGCCGATGTTGTTTTTGTGATGGCGAAAACTGATGACAATACGCTTGCATTTGCCAATTTTAGCTGGCTGATTGTGGAACAGAATTTCCCGGGATTTTCCGCCGGAAAAAATATGGAAAAAATGGGATTGCGCACTTTGCTCAACAGCGAAGTTATTTTTGCAAATTGCCCGGTTCCGGAAACGAACATTGTTGGCAAAAGAGGACAGGGCATGTTTATTTTCAATGAAATCATGGAATGGGAACGATTGCTCATGTCTGCCAGTCACCTGGGAACCCTGGAAAGATTGCTGGAGAAAACCATTGAATATGCCAACACGCGACAGCAGTTCGGGAAAGCCATTTCAAATTATCAATCGGTCTCACAAAAAATCGTGCAAATGAAGATGAACGTGGAATTGGGCCGCCTGATGCTGTACAAAGCCGGCTGGCTGAAAAGCAATGGCAAACGGGCTGCGCTGGAAACGACAATCGCCAAACTTTTCATCAGCGAAACATTAAAACAAGCCGCCGTTGATGCCCTGCAGGTTCACGGCGCCTTTGGTTACATGAAAGAGAGCGAAATTGAACAGGATGTGCGCGACAGTTTTGCCGCGTCCATCATCTCCGGGACTTCGGAAATCCATGAAAATATTATTGCTCAATTATCCGGACTAAAAATTAAATGA
- a CDS encoding acyl carrier protein produces MMKVRAEISHFIQTDLLNGSDNILLNANIELIETGIVDSLGIMKLLSFLEEKFSIRISGEYLMPENFQTIEKISQLVEKVMSTTEVLDEF; encoded by the coding sequence ATGATGAAAGTGCGGGCGGAAATCAGTCATTTTATTCAAACCGATTTACTGAACGGCAGCGATAACATTTTATTAAATGCGAACATTGAACTCATTGAAACCGGGATCGTTGATTCTCTGGGAATTATGAAATTACTTTCTTTTTTAGAAGAAAAATTTTCCATCCGCATCAGCGGTGAATATTTGATGCCGGAAAATTTTCAAACCATTGAAAAAATCAGTCAGTTAGTGGAAAAAGTGATGAGCACAACTGAGGTACTGGATGAATTTTGA